The sequence GCTTTATGTGTTGAATATAACGGTACTAACTATTCTGGTTGGCAAAGACAAAAGCACGTCAATAGCGTGCAGCAGGAGTTAGAGAAAGCGTTGTCTATCGTTGCAGCGCATCCAATAGAAGTTCAGTGCGCAGGAAGAACTGACTCAGGTGTTCATGGCTCAGGTCAAATTGTCCACTTTGATACACATTCGACTAGAAAGTTAATAGCTTGGACCATGGGTGCTAATGCTAATATGCCAAAAGATATTGCGGTTCGTTGGGCGAAAGAAGTCCCTGATGAATTCCATGCAAGATTTACAGCCACTGCCCGACGCTATCGGTATATCATTTTTAATAATGCGTTTCGTCCTGCGATTCTTTGTAACGGTGTGAGCCATTACCACGGAGAATTGGATGCTGTAAAAATGCATGAAGCGGGTCAGTTCTTATTAGGTGAGAATGACTTTAGTTCTTTTCGCGCAACCCATTGCCAGTCACGTAGTCCCTGGCGGAATATCCACCACCTGAATGTGTCGCGCAGCGGTAGTTATGTCATTTTAGATATTAAAGCCAATGCGTTTGTACACCATATGGTTCGTAATATTGCAGGTAGTTTAATAGAAGTTGGAAGGGGTAACCAAAATCCAGAGTGGATACAGTGGTTACTTGCTGAAAAGAATCGCGCTTTAGCGGGTGCAACGGCTAAACCCGATGGCTTATACTTAGTCGATGTTGATTATCCTGAGAAATTTGAGCTTCCTAGAGTGCCATTAGGACCGCTCTTTTTGCCGGATGCCGTGTTCTAAATCGAAGTTGCAATGGAACTATTTATTGCTAACATACTCAAATCTTAGTGATTTATTGAAACTGTTTGCTAGTCTATAAATAGGTACAACCAGTTTTTTGTCTACAGCGCTAAAAATCTGTGGTTTAATCTGTCCGCATATTATTGAATTATAACTCTTTCGCCATTTGGCGGTAGAAATAAAATAAAAGGTCTTCCATGAGTTGGCTTGAAAAAATATTAACGAAAAGTAACATTGTAAGCTCTCGTAAAGCTTCAATCCCAGAAGGTGTATGGACCAAATGTACATCATGTGAACAAGTTCTTTATCACGCTGAATTAGAGCGCAATTTGGAGGTTTGTCCAAAGTGTGACCATCATATGCGTATGAAGGCGCGTCGTCGTCTAGAAACGTTTTTAGATGAAAATAACCGCGTTGAACTTGCAAACGATCTTGAACCTCAAGATAAGTTGAAGTTTAAAGATACTAAACGCTATAAAGATCGTATTTCCGCTGCTCAAAAGAACAGTGGTGAAAAAGATGCTCTAGTCGTTATGCAGGGTGAAGTATTAGGCTTGCCTATTGTGGCGTGTGCCTTTGAATTCTCTTTCATGGGCGGCTCCATGGGCTCGGTTGTTGGTGCTCGCTTTGTTAAAGCAGTTGAAGCTGCAATGGAAGCAAACTGTGGATTAGTCTGCTTTTCAGCGAGTGGCGGTGCACGTATGCAAGAAGCACTTATGTCATTAATGCAAATGGCCAAAACCAGCGCGGCATTAGAGCGCCTTTCCGATAAAGGATTGCCGTTTATTTCTGTAATGACGGACCCTACTATGGGCGGAGTGTCAGCAAGTTTAGCGATGCTTGGTGACGTAAATATCGGTGAGCCTAAAGCGCTTATCGGATTTGCTGGACGCCGAGTTATTGAGCAAACAGTACGGGAAGACTTACCTGAAGGCTTCCAACGTAGTGAGTTCTTATTAGAACATGGCGCCATTGATATGATCGTTGATCGTCGCGAAATGCGCCAACGCGTTGCGAGTTTAATTGCAAAAATGACTAATCACGGTTCACCGTTGGTCGTTTCGGTAGACGATGCTCCAGAAGTTCCAACTGAAACAACAGAACCTGAATATAAAGTTCCAGTACCGGAAGAAAAAGAGTAAAGTACTTGTTAACCTAGACGTTTAATCGTGATGTAAGTTAATGAGTCAAAGCAAGATACCGCAAGCCACATCGTCCTTACCGATGTGGCTTGATTATTTAGAAAATATTCATACCAGCGCTATAGATCTCGGACTAGAGCGTGTTCAAATCGTGGCAGAAAAAGCAAACCTTACTAAACCAGCCAATAAAATAATCACTGTTGCCGGAACAAATGGTAAGGGGTCCACTTGTGCCATTCTTGAAGCTATTCTTTTGGATGCAGGCTATTCTGTAGGCGTCTATAGTTCTCCACATCTTATTCGATATAATGAAAGAGTGAGAATTAATGGAGCCACTTTGTCAGATGCCAAACACTCTCAGGCTTTTTCGTTTATTGAAACACAACGCGATGAAACTAGTTTAAGTTTTTTCGAGTTTGGCACTCTTGCCGCCTTGCGTTTGTTTCAACAAGAAGCGGTTGATGTCGTTATTTTAGAAGTGGGTCTTGGTGGTCGTTTAGACGCAACCAACATTGTTGACCATGATGTAAGTGTGATAACTAGTCTAGCGATAGATCATGTCGACTGGCTAGGCGATGACATTAATGTTATTGCTCAAGAAAAAGCCGGTATTTTTAGGGCCGGTAAACCAGCGATATGTGGTCAGCCAAATTCACCGATAACGGTTGCCGCATACGCAGATGAAATTGGAGCAGAGCTTTATCAAGTTGGAATACAGTACCAATATGATGAAGGGGTTGAATCTTGGAATTGGAACAGTGGTGCTTTTGACCTTACTGAACTCCCCAAACCAAGTTTACCCTTGCCAAATGCGGCTACCGCAATAATGGCGCTCGGTGTTGCAAACCTTGATATTACGGACGTTAATATTGTCAATGGTTTAAAGAAAGCAAAACTGTCAGGACGGATGCAGAAGGTCAGTAGTGCCCCTGTCATTATCTTAGATGTCGCTCACAATCCTCATTCTGCAGAATACTTAGTGCAGCAGATACAGAAGAGTTATGCAGGTAAACAGATTCATTGCGTGTTAGGGATGCTACATGATAAAGATATCGCCCAAACCGTGAGGGTTTTGGAACCAGCTATCACAACGTGGTATCCAAGTTCACTCGATGGACCCAGGGCGGCCACTGCCGATGAGTTAGTTGAACATATTGAAGGGCAATGCACTACGTACTCATCACCGACATTTGCGTATCAAGCGGCGTTACGCCAAGTCCACAAAGAAGATGTTATTTTAGTGGTAGGCTCTTTTAGAACCGTTGCGGAAATATTAGTTTATTTACAGTTGCAAAGGAGTACAAATGGCAAGTAAATTCCAAAGCCGTTTGGTTGGTACTATTATCTTAGTTGCTGTCGGGGTTATTGTTCTGCCCGATGTTTTAGACGGTGAAAAAAAGCACTACAAAGAAGAACTAGCGGCAATTCCCCTTAAGCCAGATGTGGGGACGGAAGTTGAATCATTTGAAGTGCTGGAACCTATTGTCGTTCAAACTGCATTACCAGATAGCCCTGTTACTAAATCGAGCATTACCGCTGATGTTATAGACGCAGAGGTGAATGAAGATGAAGTGAAAGAAGTTGAAGTGGTTATTAATGATGTTATAGAAAAAAATGACTATCAAGAGAGTGCTTGGATTATTCAATTAATGGCGCTAAAAAATGCGGATAACGCGAAAACACTGGTTAATGATTTACAAAAACGCGGCTATCAGGCACATATAAAGCAGGAAGATGAGTTTACTCGTGTCATCATTGGCCCTGATGCTTCGAAAGATAAATTAGAAAGACAAATCAAAGAACTTCAAAAAGTTACAGGCTCAAAAGGTCAATTGTTGAAATTTAAGCCCTTAAACCCATAAGAAAACGTTTGCGTCGCGATTTTTTCTGTTAAAATGCGCGCCAACTTAAAGATGTAAAGCAAATGAATTGGATAGATTTTGTAATTTTAGGTGTGATCGGGCTTTCTGCTCTGATCAGTTTAGTAAGAGGCTTTGTTAAAGAAGCATTGTCATTGGTTATCTGGTTCGGTGCGTTTTTCATAGCAAGTCAATATTATGAAAAATTAGCCGTGTACTTTTCCAGAATAGAAGATGATATGTTTCGCAAAGGTGCGGCAATAGCTGCGCTCTTTGTCGCAACGTTAGTTGTCGGTGCCATTGTCAACTACGTTATAGCTCAGCTGGTACAAAAAACAGGCTTATCAGGCACAGATAGAGTACTTGGTGTGGTGTTTGGCACATTGAGAGGTGTACTTATTATCGCTGCAGTTCTGTTTTTTATGGATGCATTTACAGCATTCTCAAATTCTGAGTGGTGGAAAGACTCAGTGTTGATACCGGAGTTTAGCCGGATTATCGCGCCATTTTTCGACCATTTGAAACAAACATCGAGCTTTTTATCTGGCACTATTTAGTGCCATTTTTATAGAAACTGAGGGTTAACACATGTGTGGTATTGTTGGAATCGTGGGTACAACTCCTGTCAATCAGTCAATTTATGATGCATTGACTGTATTGCAGCATCGTGGCCAAGATGCAGCTGGTATTGTTACCATAGAAAGCAATCGTTTTCGTTTACGGAAAGCGAACGGTTTAGTTAGAGATGTGTTTGAAGCGAAGCATATGCAACGCCTTCAGGGAAACGTGGGTATTGGTCACGTTCGTTATCCAACGGCGGGAAGTTCTAGTGCGTCTGAAGCACAACCATTTTATGTAAACTCGCCATTTGGTATTACTTTGGCGCACAACGGCAATTTAACAAATGCAGCTGAGATTCGCGAAAAGCTATTTGAAAAAGATCGTCGCCATGTAAACACTACTTCGGATTCGGAAGTATTGTTGAATGTATTAGCTCATGAGATTGATACAGTTAAAGGTAACGTTACTTCTGAAGATGTCTTCCGAGCAGTTACTAACGTGCATAGAACCATTAAAGGTGCCTATGCGGTAGCCGCGATGATTATCGGTCACGGTATGGTTGCTTTTCGTGACCCGCATGGAATCCGTCCACTCTGCTTAGGTAAAAAAGAGTCAGATGGTAAAACAGAATATATGGTGGCATCAGAATCTGTAGCGTTAGATGCTGTGGGGTTTGACTTTGTGCGCGACGTCGCCCCGGGTGAAGGTATTTACGTTACGTTTGAAGGCCAATTATTTACGCGTCAATGTGCAGATAACCCTCAAGTAAATCCTTGTATTTTCGAGTATGTCTATTTTGCACGTCCAGATTCATTTATTGATAAAATTTCGGTATACAGTGCTCGTGTAGAAATGGGTAAAAAGCTGGGTGAAAAAATCCAAAGAGAATGGTCGGATCTGGAGTTTGACGTTGTTATTCCTATCCCAGAAACGTCCTGTGATATCGCCCTTCAGATAGCACAAATCATGGACAAACCTTACCGCCAAGGTTTTGTTAAAAACCGTTATGTTGGTCGTACATTCATAATGCCAGGGCAGGTTCAGCGTAGAAAATCGGTACGTCGCAAACTGAATGCTATTCGTTCTGAGTTTAAAGGTAAGAATGTACTGTTAGTGGACGATTCTATTGTTCGAGGCACTACCTCAGAGCAAATCATAGAAATGGCACGAGAAGCCGGTGCTAAGAACGTTTATATGGTATCAGCAGCGCCTGAAATTCGTTTTCCTAACGTCTATGGTATCGACATGCCAAGTGCAAACGAATTAATTGCTCATGGTCGTGACGCGGAAGAAATCGCTAAACTTATTGGTGCAGATGCACTTATTTTCCAAACATTGGAAGACTTAGTATCAGCAGTAGGTTTAGGTAATGTCGATATTAAGCAATTCGAGACATCTGTCTTTAATGGTGAATATGTTACTGGTGATATTGACCAGAGATACTTAGATTTTTTAGATTCGCTCAGAAACGATGACACCAAATTGCAAAAAGATATTCAGGCAGACCTTGCCAGTTTGGAACTATATAACGAAGGCGCTTAATAGCATATTCGTTAAACTGAAAAAACCAGAGTGTTTCTTAGCCTCTGGTTTTTTCATTTTTAGAATGTATTACTGTTTCATCAGGTTAGTACATTCGTATTATTTGTCCTGATAATGCGTTACATAATCGATGAGCAAACGAACCTTTTCTGGCTGATGATCTTTGTGATTGTAAAGCATATAGATATCACGAGAATTCGCACTCCAATTATCAAGAACACGAACTAAGGTTCCATTGTCAAAATACCCTTGTAGCATGATGTCGGGCATGAGTGTAATTCCTAGACCTCTCGCTGCTGCTCGTCGAACAACGTTAAGAGCGTTTGCCTCAAACCTCGCTTTGTCACTATTAATGACAGTTTCTCCTGTATCGCTGGTCAATTGCCACTTTAGTAAAGGGTTTCCTTTTAACAACGGATGGTCGGATAGATCGTCAGCGTGGCTGAGAGGTGCTTTATTGTTTTTTAGGTATTCAGGGCTAGCAACAAGTACATCCTTAACACAATTTATTTTACGTGCGATTAAGCTTGAGTCTCGTTGAGGGCCAACCCTAAAGATAATATCCCATTCGGTCGGGTCGATTTGATCCGCGTCGTTATTCATTGTTAGTTCAATGTTGATATCAGGGTAGAGTGCCATAAAGTCACTAAGCATCGGAAGAATGACGCGTTTAGTAAGATTAGACGGTGCTGATATTCTTAGTTTTCCTGCGGCACCACGGCAATCGTCAGTTATTTCTTCTGTCGTAGTCGAGAGGTTTTTCAAAATAGGGGCACATTCTTGATAAAAACGTTCTCCTGCTTCTGTCAATGATAACTTTCGAGCATGGCGATTCAAAAGCCGTAAATTTAGCGAGTCTTCAAGTGCCTGAATACGTCTAGTAATTGTTGCGACAGGGATAAGGGTTTTTCGAGAAGTTGCCGTATAGCTACCATTCTCGACAACCAGTCGGAATAGATTTAGATCATCAAATTTCATCAACAGGGAAAGTTCCTAATTTCTTGTTCAGTCAATTTATACTGTTATCTTTATTCTGAATTTGCTTTACGTCAATATGTGGTCCTGTTTTTAGACAATTCCGCAACTAGATCGCATATGTTGTATAAATCGTGAATCAGAACTACCTTTTATAGGGGGGATAAATAACAATAAAAAGGAAGAACCCAAACTTAGATGGGTGAGGTTTATATGATGAGTACTCAAGTCGATTCTGCTCAATTGGAGCACAAGAGTCGTATGGATAGTCAGACCATAATGTTGGTGGATGACGATCCTATTTTTCGTAGATTTACGTCAGTAGTATTGGAAAAAGAAGGATTCTTTGTCATCGAAGCTGAACATGGCTTGGATGGACTACAGAAATTAAGAGAAGAAGTTCCCGACCTTATTATTTGCGATATATCAATGCCGATACTCAATGGTATCGAATTCGCGGA is a genomic window of Vibrio algarum containing:
- the folC gene encoding bifunctional tetrahydrofolate synthase/dihydrofolate synthase — encoded protein: MSQSKIPQATSSLPMWLDYLENIHTSAIDLGLERVQIVAEKANLTKPANKIITVAGTNGKGSTCAILEAILLDAGYSVGVYSSPHLIRYNERVRINGATLSDAKHSQAFSFIETQRDETSLSFFEFGTLAALRLFQQEAVDVVILEVGLGGRLDATNIVDHDVSVITSLAIDHVDWLGDDINVIAQEKAGIFRAGKPAICGQPNSPITVAAYADEIGAELYQVGIQYQYDEGVESWNWNSGAFDLTELPKPSLPLPNAATAIMALGVANLDITDVNIVNGLKKAKLSGRMQKVSSAPVIILDVAHNPHSAEYLVQQIQKSYAGKQIHCVLGMLHDKDIAQTVRVLEPAITTWYPSSLDGPRAATADELVEHIEGQCTTYSSPTFAYQAALRQVHKEDVILVVGSFRTVAEILVYLQLQRSTNGK
- a CDS encoding LysR family transcriptional regulator; the protein is MKFDDLNLFRLVVENGSYTATSRKTLIPVATITRRIQALEDSLNLRLLNRHARKLSLTEAGERFYQECAPILKNLSTTTEEITDDCRGAAGKLRISAPSNLTKRVILPMLSDFMALYPDINIELTMNNDADQIDPTEWDIIFRVGPQRDSSLIARKINCVKDVLVASPEYLKNNKAPLSHADDLSDHPLLKGNPLLKWQLTSDTGETVINSDKARFEANALNVVRRAAARGLGITLMPDIMLQGYFDNGTLVRVLDNWSANSRDIYMLYNHKDHQPEKVRLLIDYVTHYQDK
- the accD gene encoding acetyl-CoA carboxylase, carboxyltransferase subunit beta, with protein sequence MSWLEKILTKSNIVSSRKASIPEGVWTKCTSCEQVLYHAELERNLEVCPKCDHHMRMKARRRLETFLDENNRVELANDLEPQDKLKFKDTKRYKDRISAAQKNSGEKDALVVMQGEVLGLPIVACAFEFSFMGGSMGSVVGARFVKAVEAAMEANCGLVCFSASGGARMQEALMSLMQMAKTSAALERLSDKGLPFISVMTDPTMGGVSASLAMLGDVNIGEPKALIGFAGRRVIEQTVREDLPEGFQRSEFLLEHGAIDMIVDRREMRQRVASLIAKMTNHGSPLVVSVDDAPEVPTETTEPEYKVPVPEEKE
- a CDS encoding CvpA family protein, translated to MNWIDFVILGVIGLSALISLVRGFVKEALSLVIWFGAFFIASQYYEKLAVYFSRIEDDMFRKGAAIAALFVATLVVGAIVNYVIAQLVQKTGLSGTDRVLGVVFGTLRGVLIIAAVLFFMDAFTAFSNSEWWKDSVLIPEFSRIIAPFFDHLKQTSSFLSGTI
- the purF gene encoding amidophosphoribosyltransferase, translated to MCGIVGIVGTTPVNQSIYDALTVLQHRGQDAAGIVTIESNRFRLRKANGLVRDVFEAKHMQRLQGNVGIGHVRYPTAGSSSASEAQPFYVNSPFGITLAHNGNLTNAAEIREKLFEKDRRHVNTTSDSEVLLNVLAHEIDTVKGNVTSEDVFRAVTNVHRTIKGAYAVAAMIIGHGMVAFRDPHGIRPLCLGKKESDGKTEYMVASESVALDAVGFDFVRDVAPGEGIYVTFEGQLFTRQCADNPQVNPCIFEYVYFARPDSFIDKISVYSARVEMGKKLGEKIQREWSDLEFDVVIPIPETSCDIALQIAQIMDKPYRQGFVKNRYVGRTFIMPGQVQRRKSVRRKLNAIRSEFKGKNVLLVDDSIVRGTTSEQIIEMAREAGAKNVYMVSAAPEIRFPNVYGIDMPSANELIAHGRDAEEIAKLIGADALIFQTLEDLVSAVGLGNVDIKQFETSVFNGEYVTGDIDQRYLDFLDSLRNDDTKLQKDIQADLASLELYNEGA
- the truA gene encoding tRNA pseudouridine(38-40) synthase TruA, with the translated sequence MRIALCVEYNGTNYSGWQRQKHVNSVQQELEKALSIVAAHPIEVQCAGRTDSGVHGSGQIVHFDTHSTRKLIAWTMGANANMPKDIAVRWAKEVPDEFHARFTATARRYRYIIFNNAFRPAILCNGVSHYHGELDAVKMHEAGQFLLGENDFSSFRATHCQSRSPWRNIHHLNVSRSGSYVILDIKANAFVHHMVRNIAGSLIEVGRGNQNPEWIQWLLAEKNRALAGATAKPDGLYLVDVDYPEKFELPRVPLGPLFLPDAVF